A window of Thermoplasmata archaeon genomic DNA:
CTCTGCAATAAAGAATTGATGATCAGTTGAAGTCCCTCATCTCGACCTTTCCGCTGCCTAGATCAACTACGGGCATTATAGCTGGGTCGGGATTGAAGTTGTGCATCCTCTGGTATTCGGTTTGGCTCTGCCATGTTGATGCATTGATCAGGCGGACTCCGTTGTATTGCAGCTGGCCTGCACCGTGTACGTGGCCTGAAACGAAGATGTCCGGGATGTACTCCATGGCCATGTAGTCCTTCTTCTCCGGTGCGAGGGCATTCCTCTGACCGTAGATGGGCGCCAGATGGCGTCTGATGCACATCTCCTTCATGACCCTCAGCGGGTCCTCGTACGTCAGATACTGGACCGCGGCCACCCAGTCATCGATGCTCTTCCCGTGGTATGTGAGGACGGTCCTGCCTTCGACGTTAAGATACACCGGGTTGCCCAGCATGAGGATGTTGGAGTCGAATCCCTTGGTGAAAACCGAATTCAGCGCAGGCTGGGGCTCTGCGGGACGCGCAGCGTCGTGGTTCCCGGGGTGTATGACCATCTTGATGTGGTCGGGTATCTCCTTCAGGTATTCCGCCAGCTTCTCGTATTGCTCGTAGATGTCTGGGATGTCCAGTTCTTTATCCTGATCGGGGAACACGCCGATCCCGTCGACGACGTCACCGGGGAAGACCAGATAGTTGATTCCTTCCTCCAGCGCGTGCTCCCTGAGCCATTTCGTCATCCTCTCCCATTGCGGGACCAGGAATGTGCTGCTTCCAACGTGGCAGTCCGAAAGGAAAGCTATCTTGGAGGTGGAATCGCTGAGTTCCCATTTGTTCGACTTGGGGATGTCCGGTCTGACGACCTTCTCCGCCATGATCATATCCATCCTGGAATTGGGTTTTCCCACTATGCCGATGACCTCGTCTGTAACGAAGAGCTCGTTGGCGATGGGCGAATCCTTGCTGATGAATACCTTTCCTATATCGGTGTCGTCCTCCAGACTGATGATGGTGTGTCCGTTCTTCGTGGTGGACTTGTCGTAGACCATACCGATTATGCGGACCTCTCTGTCCAGGGTCTTTGCCCTCTCTATGGACATGGCCTTGCCGAAGTCGTTGCGCTTCTCGATCAGCCTCTTCATGACGTAGAACCTGGCCTTGAAGTAGTTGGCGAAGTCGTTGACCTTGCCCTCGCAGGTTGATTCTCCGGTGATGTCGGTTCCTTTC
This region includes:
- a CDS encoding DNA-directed DNA polymerase II small subunit, coding for MRDEILSAATSKGIFFSPDAMEMILSNDRPMEFVNTVFAHLARNMMFVNKQDIMDCIAGDKILHESPKEIKPNNKFTSDLTVVKGTDITGESTCEGKVNDFANYFKARFYVMKRLIEKRNDFGKAMSIERAKTLDREVRIIGMVYDKSTTKNGHTIISLEDDTDIGKVFISKDSPIANELFVTDEVIGIVGKPNSRMDMIMAEKVVRPDIPKSNKWELSDSTSKIAFLSDCHVGSSTFLVPQWERMTKWLREHALEEGINYLVFPGDVVDGIGVFPDQDKELDIPDIYEQYEKLAEYLKEIPDHIKMVIHPGNHDAARPAEPQPALNSVFTKGFDSNILMLGNPVYLNVEGRTVLTYHGKSIDDWVAAVQYLTYEDPLRVMKEMCIRRHLAPIYGQRNALAPEKKDYMAMEYIPDIFVSGHVHGAGQLQYNGVRLINASTWQSQTEYQRMHNFNPDPAIMPVVDLGSGKVEMRDFN